One genomic region from Spirosoma sp. KCTC 42546 encodes:
- a CDS encoding ABC transporter permease, producing the protein MKQHPPRLATRLLHLFCAPHRVDELEGDLDELFQQRVQIIGLRKARWRYWRDVVSLLRPSLMKQQETSDYNQPEYRTTYSLSPVMIRNYVKIAWRNLTRNKAFSIINVAGLALGMACSLLILLWVQDERHVDSFHANGQHLYQVYERQYFDGKVYASYFTQGVLADELKRSIPDVQYASSLEWPVSTTFEAGSKINKLSGTFAGADFFRMFSYPFLRGTPETALSQPAGIAISRKMAEQFFGSPDKAIGKSIRYENKEDLQITAVFENLPVNSSVQFDFLRPWTDFIKENDWAKTWGSTDPVTYVQLRPDGAGRPADALRVEAKIKDFIYKYVPKNKGFLVELGLQPYSEKYLHSNFKNGQLDGGRIDYVRLFSIVAVFILLIACINFMNLATARSAKRAKEVGVRKVVGAARLALMGQFIGEAMLLTTISMSIALLLVALLLPAFNTLTGKLLTIPYNEPIYWAILLGLLVLTSFVAGSYPALFLSSLNPIRVLKSSIRFSSGTTFFRQGLVVFQFGLSVLLIVGTIVIYRQMNYMQTKNLGYNRENLIYIPIEGDLAQKYDLFKEEADRTTGVLAVSRMRESPTGIGHHVDDISWSGKDPNLRTAFANTVVGYDFVKTLNLQLKEGRDFSSNFGTDSLSFLINETALAKIGYQHPIGKPLDWGGYHGKIIGVLKDFHFNSMRQAIEPLIIRLEKQSRWGTILVRAESSKVKEVISNLEKLSKELNPKTPFTYQFSDQEYANLYRSELVVSQLTNSFALLAIFISCLGLFGLATFTAEQRTKEIGVRKVLGASVTSVVALLSTDFLKLVLLAILLASPIAWWAMTNWLEGYMYKIDIEWWMFALAGLLAIVIALLTISFQSIKAALMNPVRSLRSE; encoded by the coding sequence ATGAAACAACACCCGCCCCGCCTAGCCACCCGCCTGCTGCATCTGTTCTGTGCTCCCCATCGAGTGGATGAGCTGGAAGGGGATTTGGATGAGTTGTTCCAGCAACGAGTCCAGATCATTGGCTTGCGAAAAGCCCGGTGGCGCTATTGGCGGGATGTAGTGAGTTTACTGCGGCCGTCGCTCATGAAACAACAAGAAACTAGTGACTACAATCAACCGGAATACCGGACCACTTATTCATTGAGCCCTGTTATGATACGCAATTATGTAAAAATCGCCTGGCGGAACCTCACCCGCAACAAAGCTTTTTCAATTATCAACGTAGCCGGACTAGCCCTGGGAATGGCATGCAGCCTTCTTATACTTCTCTGGGTACAGGATGAACGGCATGTAGATAGTTTTCATGCCAATGGACAGCATTTGTACCAGGTATATGAGCGTCAATATTTCGACGGGAAAGTATACGCCAGCTATTTTACACAGGGTGTACTGGCCGACGAACTCAAACGGAGCATTCCTGACGTGCAGTACGCCAGCAGTTTAGAGTGGCCCGTGAGTACCACGTTTGAAGCGGGGAGTAAAATCAATAAACTTAGTGGAACGTTTGCCGGGGCGGATTTTTTCAGGATGTTCAGTTATCCTTTTTTGAGGGGAACACCGGAAACAGCCCTCAGCCAGCCAGCTGGCATTGCCATCTCGCGCAAAATGGCCGAACAGTTTTTTGGCAGTCCCGACAAAGCCATTGGTAAATCGATTCGATATGAAAACAAAGAGGATCTACAGATAACGGCTGTTTTCGAAAACTTACCGGTCAATTCATCGGTGCAATTTGACTTCCTCAGACCCTGGACCGATTTCATAAAAGAAAACGACTGGGCTAAAACCTGGGGCAGTACCGACCCCGTCACCTATGTACAACTACGCCCCGACGGTGCTGGTCGCCCAGCCGATGCCCTCCGGGTTGAAGCGAAAATCAAGGATTTCATTTATAAATACGTACCCAAAAATAAGGGATTCCTGGTTGAGTTGGGTCTTCAGCCCTACTCGGAGAAATACCTTCATTCTAACTTCAAAAATGGTCAGTTGGATGGTGGTCGTATTGACTATGTTCGGCTGTTTAGCATCGTAGCCGTTTTCATTCTGCTGATTGCCTGTATCAATTTCATGAATCTGGCTACTGCCCGTTCGGCCAAACGAGCGAAAGAAGTGGGCGTTCGTAAAGTAGTTGGCGCGGCTCGGTTGGCACTGATGGGGCAATTTATAGGTGAGGCTATGCTGCTTACAACGATCTCGATGAGTATTGCATTACTACTGGTAGCGCTACTATTACCAGCTTTTAATACACTCACAGGTAAGCTGTTAACTATTCCGTACAATGAACCCATCTACTGGGCAATCTTGCTGGGTTTATTAGTGCTCACCAGCTTTGTAGCAGGTAGTTACCCTGCGTTATTTCTTTCTTCACTTAACCCAATTCGAGTACTCAAAAGCAGTATCCGATTCAGTTCAGGAACAACGTTTTTCCGTCAGGGCCTGGTTGTGTTTCAGTTTGGTTTATCCGTACTACTCATCGTTGGCACAATTGTGATCTATAGGCAGATGAACTATATGCAGACAAAAAACCTGGGCTACAATCGTGAAAATCTGATTTACATACCCATTGAAGGGGATTTAGCTCAGAAATATGACCTTTTTAAAGAGGAAGCTGACAGGACAACAGGTGTTCTGGCGGTGTCTCGTATGCGGGAATCGCCTACGGGAATTGGTCATCATGTCGATGATATTAGTTGGTCGGGTAAAGATCCTAATCTGAGAACGGCCTTTGCGAATACAGTTGTTGGCTATGACTTTGTTAAGACGTTAAACCTGCAACTGAAGGAGGGCCGTGACTTTTCGAGCAACTTCGGCACAGATTCACTGAGTTTCCTGATTAACGAGACGGCATTGGCCAAAATCGGTTACCAACATCCAATTGGTAAACCGCTGGATTGGGGAGGATATCATGGCAAAATTATTGGAGTTCTTAAGGATTTTCATTTCAACTCCATGCGGCAAGCTATTGAGCCACTCATTATTCGCCTTGAAAAGCAATCCCGATGGGGCACCATTCTTGTTCGCGCAGAATCCAGTAAAGTCAAAGAAGTTATTTCCAATCTGGAGAAACTCAGTAAAGAACTAAACCCTAAAACACCTTTCACCTACCAGTTTTCGGACCAGGAATACGCTAATTTATACAGAAGTGAGCTGGTTGTCAGCCAGCTTACTAATTCCTTTGCACTCCTGGCCATCTTCATTTCCTGCCTGGGCCTGTTTGGGCTGGCTACGTTCACTGCAGAACAGCGTACGAAAGAAATTGGCGTTCGTAAAGTACTGGGAGCTTCGGTCACGAGTGTCGTTGCGTTGCTTTCGACAGACTTCCTGAAACTAGTACTTCTGGCAATTCTCCTGGCCTCTCCTATTGCCTGGTGGGCCATGACTAATTGGCTGGAGGGCTATATGTATAAGATCGACATTGAATGGTGGATGTTTGCCCTGGCAGGTTTATTAGCCATTGTTATTGCTTTGCTTACGATAAGCTTCCAGAGTATCAAAGCCGCGTTGATGAACCCCGTACGCTCCCTAAGGTCGGAGTAA
- a CDS encoding ABC transporter permease: MKHPPRPVGPRLATRLLHLFCAPHRVDELEGDLDELFQQRVQIIGLRKARWRYWRDVVSLLRPSLMKRVPVDYPRPTTTTMLRNYLKVAFRNLTKHKGYSAINIAGLATGMAVAILIGLWVANEFAYNQNYANYDRIAKVMQNQTFDDKIDTWSSQAMQLAPELRTSYGSHFKYVVTADFPGDHLLSVGNLKITKVGNFVEPDITEMLTLTMLKGTRAGLRDPYSILLSESVAKSLFGEADPLNKLINIDKKWDVKVTGVYADLPPNSSFQNLTFIAPWDLKKKDLPEWLSWGNSWFQTFVQLADNATMETVSVAIKDAKLNKVRHESDARFKPELFLLPMANWHLHSEFKNGVNTGGQIQYVRLFSIIGLFVLLLACINFMNLSTARSEKRAKEVGVRKAIGSVRRQIMLQFFSESLLLVSIAFIFAILLVVLTLPAFNAIADRQIGIPWNNPLFWISVLGFNLFTSLVAGSYPAVYLSSFQPIKVLKGTFRVGRLAVLPRKVLVVVQFTVSITLIIGTLIVFQQIEFAKNRPVGYSRSSLVSVPIKANTLITHFAAFRDELLNTGVVEEVAATDSPITDTYVTNGGLSWKGKAPNMADEFVTLRITHEFGKMIGWQLKEGRDFSKEFATDSTGFILNEAAVAYMRLKKPIGEIIQWSGEPFKVIGVVKNLVTQSPYEPVKQTIFFINYKRLSLITFKINPTKSAPEALAKVEAIYKKYDPDNTFDFKFADQEYAKKFGEEERVGKLASVFAVLAIFISCLGLFGLASFVMEQRTKEIGIRKVMGASVSNLWQLLSKDFVLLVVISLLIAIPATWYFMQDWVQRYTYHTEISWWIFAVSGAGALLITLLTVSFQSIKAALMNPVTSLRSE, from the coding sequence ATGAAACACCCACCCCGACCCGTCGGCCCCCGCCTAGCCACCCGCCTGCTGCATCTGTTCTGCGCTCCCCACCGGGTGGATGAGCTGGAAGGGGATTTGGACGAGCTGTTCCAGCAACGAGTCCAGATCATTGGCTTGCGAAAAGCCCGGTGGCGCTATTGGCGGGACGTAGTGAGTTTACTGCGGCCTTCGCTCATGAAAAGAGTACCTGTTGACTACCCGAGACCAACAACTACAACTATGCTACGAAACTATCTGAAAGTCGCTTTCCGGAACCTTACCAAGCATAAGGGATATTCAGCAATCAACATTGCCGGTTTGGCAACCGGCATGGCTGTGGCTATACTTATTGGTCTGTGGGTTGCCAATGAGTTTGCTTACAACCAGAATTACGCCAATTATGATCGTATCGCGAAAGTGATGCAGAATCAGACTTTCGATGATAAAATTGATACCTGGTCAAGTCAGGCGATGCAGTTAGCCCCGGAATTACGAACCAGTTACGGGTCGCATTTTAAATACGTTGTCACAGCCGATTTTCCTGGCGACCACCTATTATCGGTTGGCAATCTGAAAATTACGAAAGTCGGAAATTTCGTAGAGCCCGACATCACCGAGATGCTGACGCTCACCATGCTGAAAGGTACACGGGCTGGCCTTCGAGACCCCTACTCTATTCTGCTTTCCGAATCAGTAGCGAAGTCGCTGTTTGGCGAGGCTGACCCGTTGAACAAACTCATAAACATCGACAAGAAATGGGACGTGAAAGTAACGGGCGTTTATGCCGATTTACCGCCCAACTCCTCGTTTCAGAATTTGACATTTATTGCTCCCTGGGACTTAAAAAAGAAAGATCTACCCGAATGGCTCAGTTGGGGAAATAGCTGGTTCCAGACGTTTGTGCAGCTCGCCGATAATGCCACCATGGAAACGGTGTCGGTAGCTATTAAAGATGCCAAACTGAATAAAGTCCGACACGAAAGCGACGCTCGATTTAAACCTGAACTGTTTCTGCTTCCGATGGCCAACTGGCACTTGCATTCGGAGTTTAAAAATGGGGTAAATACAGGTGGGCAAATTCAGTATGTTAGGTTATTCAGCATTATCGGCCTGTTTGTGTTGCTCCTGGCCTGTATCAATTTCATGAATCTGAGCACCGCCCGAAGCGAGAAACGAGCCAAAGAAGTAGGGGTTCGGAAAGCGATTGGGTCGGTTCGGAGGCAGATTATGCTGCAGTTTTTCAGTGAGTCGCTTCTCCTTGTAAGCATCGCATTTATCTTCGCCATCCTGTTGGTTGTCCTTACGCTGCCTGCCTTCAACGCTATAGCCGACCGGCAAATTGGCATTCCCTGGAACAATCCGCTGTTCTGGATTTCGGTGCTTGGCTTCAACCTATTCACCAGTTTAGTAGCCGGTAGCTATCCTGCCGTTTATCTGTCATCGTTTCAGCCAATAAAAGTTTTAAAAGGAACCTTCCGGGTTGGGCGATTGGCAGTGCTTCCCCGCAAAGTACTGGTGGTCGTTCAGTTCACTGTTTCGATCACACTGATAATCGGTACGCTGATTGTTTTTCAGCAGATTGAATTCGCCAAGAATCGACCTGTGGGGTATAGTCGTAGTAGTTTAGTATCGGTGCCCATAAAAGCCAATACCCTCATTACTCATTTTGCGGCCTTCCGGGATGAGCTGTTAAATACGGGGGTCGTTGAGGAAGTGGCTGCCACGGATTCGCCTATAACCGACACTTACGTGACCAACGGCGGTTTAAGCTGGAAAGGGAAAGCCCCAAACATGGCCGATGAATTTGTGACGTTACGAATCACCCATGAATTCGGAAAAATGATTGGCTGGCAGCTCAAAGAAGGCCGGGATTTCTCCAAAGAATTTGCGACCGATTCCACCGGATTTATTCTGAATGAAGCAGCGGTTGCCTATATGAGGTTAAAAAAGCCAATCGGTGAAATCATCCAATGGAGTGGCGAGCCTTTTAAAGTCATTGGCGTGGTTAAAAACCTGGTGACTCAATCGCCTTATGAGCCGGTTAAACAAACCATTTTCTTTATCAATTACAAACGACTTTCGCTGATAACCTTTAAAATAAATCCAACAAAAAGTGCACCCGAAGCCCTGGCTAAAGTGGAAGCGATCTACAAAAAATACGATCCGGATAATACGTTCGATTTCAAATTCGCCGATCAGGAGTACGCGAAGAAATTCGGTGAAGAAGAACGAGTTGGCAAACTGGCCAGTGTCTTCGCCGTACTCGCCATTTTCATTTCCTGCTTAGGCTTATTTGGGCTGGCGTCATTCGTGATGGAGCAACGAACCAAAGAAATTGGCATCCGAAAAGTAATGGGTGCTTCCGTATCCAATTTGTGGCAGTTGCTTTCCAAAGACTTCGTACTGCTGGTCGTTATTTCGCTTTTGATTGCGATTCCGGCAACCTGGTATTTCATGCAGGATTGGGTTCAGCGATACACCTATCATACCGAAATCTCGTGGTGGATTTTTGCCGTCTCAGGAGCAGGTGCCTTGCTGATCACTTTATTGACAGTCAGTTTCCAAAGCATCAAAGCCGCGTTGATGAATCCAGTTACCTCCCTACGGTCAGAATAG
- a CDS encoding ABC transporter permease, protein MTPPHFARYLLHLFCAPHRVDELEGDLDELFQERIDQIGLRKARWRYVKNVISLMRPSLMKRESRIQYPNPALTTMLRNYLKIAFRNLAKNRVNSFINIGGLAIGMAVAILIGLWVYDELSFNQYHQNYGRIARVMQHQTIRGETSTRENNPIPLGTMLRTNFKDDFTYVVMSTQTQNYIVASESKVFTQKGRYMQVEAPELLSLRMNYGSKNGLQELNSILLSQTLANVLFGKADPMGKLVKLDNKLLVKVTGVYQDFPNNSEFKAVTFIAPWDLMLSMDDYLRDHKDDWNNNFLHIYTQLAPHATFEGVSAKIKDLKLAHVDKEYAERKPALFLQPMHNWHLYSTYKNGVIATSEELRYVWIYSIIGVFVLVLACINFMNLNTARSEKRAKEVGIRKAVGSMRSQLINQFFAESLLTVAFAFAAALLLVQLALPWFNHVADKQIAILWSNPFFWEISLVFVVITGLFSGSYPALYLSSFKPISILKGTILPGRLASMPRKVLVVVQFSVSTTLIIGAIIVYRQIQYARDRPVGYSRENLIVFRKSTPDFEGKSDLLKTEFLKTGVVTEMAESSSRVTDISAMNGGFDWEGRDPGFETNFGTLGVSHDYGKTIGWQFVVGRDFSKEFATDSAGFILNEAAVKEMGLKNPIGETINWDTEFNAGSNFKVIGVVKDMVMQSPFEPIKPTIFFLQGYKGYIFAKIKPTVSTHEALATLETTFKKIIPNAPFDYKFVDDEYSKKFATEERIGKLASFFAVLAIFISCLGLFGLASFVAEQRTKEIGVRKVLGASVFSLWGLLSKDFVLLVIISLGIATPIAYYFLSNWLRNYAYRTELSWWIFAASGAGALIITLLTVSFQSVKAALMNPVKSLRSE, encoded by the coding sequence ATGACCCCGCCCCACTTCGCCAGATACCTGCTGCACCTGTTCTGTGCGCCCCACCGGGTGGATGAGCTGGAAGGGGATTTGGATGAACTGTTCCAGGAACGCATCGACCAGATTGGCCTGCGAAAAGCCCGCTGGCGCTATGTGAAGAATGTGATCAGTCTGATGCGCCCTTCTTTAATGAAACGAGAATCCAGGATTCAATACCCAAATCCAGCGTTAACAACCATGCTACGCAACTATCTAAAAATTGCTTTTCGGAATCTGGCCAAGAATCGGGTCAATTCATTCATTAACATTGGTGGCCTTGCTATTGGGATGGCCGTAGCCATACTGATTGGCTTATGGGTTTATGATGAACTGTCGTTCAATCAATATCACCAAAATTACGGGCGAATTGCGCGGGTGATGCAACATCAAACGATTCGCGGTGAAACGAGTACCCGAGAGAATAACCCTATTCCACTAGGAACGATGTTGCGTACCAATTTCAAAGACGATTTCACTTATGTAGTGATGTCCACGCAAACACAAAACTACATTGTTGCTTCTGAAAGTAAAGTTTTTACCCAAAAAGGGCGCTATATGCAGGTAGAAGCACCTGAATTGCTTTCGCTACGTATGAACTACGGAAGTAAAAATGGATTGCAAGAGCTAAACTCGATTCTGCTGTCACAAACGTTGGCTAATGTGCTTTTTGGCAAAGCTGATCCTATGGGTAAACTGGTGAAATTAGATAATAAACTGCTGGTGAAAGTAACAGGCGTCTACCAGGATTTTCCCAATAACTCTGAGTTCAAAGCCGTGACCTTTATAGCTCCCTGGGATTTGATGCTCTCGATGGATGATTATCTCAGAGACCACAAAGACGATTGGAACAATAATTTCCTGCACATCTATACGCAACTAGCTCCGCATGCAACATTTGAGGGTGTTTCTGCAAAAATAAAAGACCTGAAACTCGCTCATGTTGACAAAGAATATGCTGAACGTAAACCGGCACTGTTTCTCCAACCGATGCACAATTGGCATTTGTATTCAACCTATAAAAATGGCGTTATAGCCACCAGTGAGGAGTTACGGTATGTTTGGATTTATAGCATCATAGGCGTATTCGTGCTGGTATTAGCCTGCATCAATTTTATGAATTTGAACACCGCCCGTAGCGAAAAACGGGCGAAAGAGGTTGGGATTCGGAAAGCAGTTGGCTCGATGCGTAGTCAATTAATCAACCAGTTTTTTGCGGAATCATTACTCACAGTGGCCTTTGCCTTTGCTGCGGCCTTGTTACTGGTTCAACTAGCCCTACCCTGGTTCAACCATGTGGCCGATAAACAGATAGCTATCCTATGGAGCAATCCGTTTTTTTGGGAAATTTCACTTGTTTTTGTTGTTATAACCGGTCTATTTTCAGGCAGTTATCCAGCGCTTTATCTATCCTCTTTTAAGCCAATCAGCATATTAAAAGGAACTATCCTGCCCGGTCGTCTGGCTTCAATGCCGAGAAAAGTGCTGGTAGTCGTCCAATTTTCTGTATCAACCACTCTCATTATTGGGGCAATCATTGTGTATCGGCAAATTCAATATGCCAGAGACCGTCCCGTTGGCTATTCCCGCGAAAATTTGATCGTATTCCGGAAAAGCACGCCCGATTTTGAGGGCAAATCAGACCTATTAAAAACAGAGTTCCTAAAAACCGGGGTAGTAACCGAAATGGCCGAATCGTCAAGCCGGGTAACCGACATTAGTGCTATGAATGGCGGCTTTGACTGGGAAGGAAGAGATCCAGGTTTCGAAACCAATTTTGGTACGTTGGGCGTCAGCCATGACTACGGAAAAACCATTGGGTGGCAGTTTGTAGTGGGTCGGGATTTCTCGAAAGAATTTGCGACTGATTCGGCCGGCTTTATCCTGAACGAAGCTGCCGTAAAGGAAATGGGGTTAAAAAATCCAATTGGGGAAACCATCAACTGGGATACAGAATTTAATGCCGGTAGTAATTTTAAGGTGATTGGCGTCGTCAAAGATATGGTGATGCAATCGCCCTTTGAGCCCATAAAACCAACCATTTTCTTCCTACAAGGCTATAAAGGATACATTTTTGCCAAAATAAAGCCGACTGTAAGCACGCATGAAGCTCTAGCAACACTGGAAACGACTTTCAAGAAAATAATTCCCAACGCTCCATTTGATTACAAATTTGTGGATGACGAGTATTCCAAAAAATTTGCGACCGAAGAGCGGATTGGCAAACTGGCTTCCTTTTTTGCCGTACTCGCCATTTTCATTTCCTGTTTGGGTCTATTTGGCCTGGCCTCGTTCGTAGCCGAGCAACGTACCAAAGAAATTGGGGTTCGTAAAGTGTTGGGCGCATCCGTATTCAGCTTGTGGGGTTTACTCTCCAAAGACTTTGTGTTATTGGTTATTATTTCTCTGGGCATTGCCACCCCCATTGCCTACTATTTCCTGAGCAACTGGCTCCGGAATTATGCGTACCGAACGGAGCTATCGTGGTGGATTTTTGCAGCCTCCGGCGCGGGCGCGTTGATTATCACCCTACTGACGGTCAGTTTTCAAAGTGTGAAGGCGGCTTTAATGAATCCGGTGAAAAGTTTACGAAGTGAATAA
- a CDS encoding ABC transporter permease, with protein MNPPRLATRLLHLFCAPHRVDELEGDLDELFQQRIEQVGLRKARWRYMKDVLSLMRPSLLKRERTNAYPNPAITTMLRNYLTVAFRNLVKNRVYSFINIFGLASGMAVAMLIGLWIYDELSFDRQFKNADRLAKLWQFVKFEEEKASYDVLPIPLAQELRSKYPDFESVGISVTRNVILAVGDKKLMKLGNYVEPDFINMLSLPILSGTRFGINDVNSILLSESLAKAMFGTENPLNKLIKLDNKQTVNVAGVYKDFPANNTFNDVTFLVPWKFFSANDESAKRDQDQWDSNSYQIFAQLKPGADFDQVSAKIRDIRMKRDNPPGYKPEFFLHPLSKWHLYSDFKDGVNTGGLITFVWLFGIIGTIVLLLACINFMNLSTARSEKRAKEVGIRKAIGSVRSQLITQFFSESLLLALLAFVLSILFVQLALPFFNQVAEKKMVILWANPLFWFAGLGFSLLTGLIAGSYPALYLSSFQPIKVLKGIMRTNRSATIPRRVLVGFQFTVSVTLIIGTVIVFRQIEHAKDRPVGYSRTGLIEIGMNAPELSGHYTALRNDLINTGAVAGMAESSGSITSQSGGTTNISWKGKKDDSKPLVMSNYITHDYGKTVGWQVKEGRDFSRDFTTDSSSMILNEAAVKLMGLKRPIGEIIGQSGREYKVVGVIKDMVKEDPFKPVSPSFFAVNYRNVNTITLRLAPQLSAHEALSKVEQVFKSYSPDSPFNYKFVDDQFSKKFGTEERIGRLAGGFSGLAVLISCLGLFGLASFMAEQRTKEIGIRKVLGASVFNVWRLLSKEFVILVLIAFCLAAPIAYYVLSNWLQNYQYRTELSWWIFAASGAGAVVVTLLTISFQSIKAALMNPVKSLRSE; from the coding sequence ATGAACCCACCCCGCCTAGCCACCCGCCTGCTGCACCTGTTCTGCGCTCCCCACCGGGTGGATGAGCTGGAAGGGGATTTAGATGAGCTTTTCCAGCAACGGATTGAACAGGTTGGCTTGCGAAAAGCCCGCTGGCGCTATATGAAGGACGTGTTGAGTTTAATGCGCCCTTCGCTACTGAAACGTGAACGTACAAATGCATATCCCAACCCAGCTATTACAACCATGCTACGCAATTATCTGACAGTCGCTTTTCGGAATCTGGTGAAGAACCGGGTCTATTCCTTCATCAACATTTTTGGTCTGGCATCGGGCATGGCCGTAGCGATGCTGATCGGGCTTTGGATTTATGACGAACTCTCGTTCGACAGACAGTTTAAAAACGCTGACCGACTGGCTAAACTCTGGCAATTTGTGAAGTTTGAGGAAGAGAAAGCGTCCTATGATGTGCTACCGATTCCGCTGGCGCAGGAATTGCGGAGCAAGTATCCTGATTTCGAGTCGGTTGGCATATCTGTCACACGGAATGTGATTCTGGCTGTTGGCGACAAGAAACTTATGAAATTAGGCAATTATGTCGAGCCTGATTTTATCAATATGCTGTCGCTGCCTATCCTGTCAGGCACGCGGTTTGGGATCAATGATGTCAATTCGATTCTCCTGTCTGAATCACTCGCCAAGGCGATGTTCGGAACCGAGAATCCGCTCAATAAGCTGATCAAACTGGACAATAAACAGACGGTGAACGTAGCGGGCGTTTACAAAGATTTCCCGGCCAATAATACGTTCAACGACGTAACGTTTCTGGTACCCTGGAAATTTTTTTCGGCTAACGACGAAAGCGCCAAACGCGACCAGGATCAATGGGATTCCAATTCGTACCAGATTTTCGCCCAACTCAAACCGGGTGCCGACTTCGATCAGGTATCGGCTAAAATCAGGGATATCCGAATGAAGCGGGATAATCCGCCGGGCTACAAACCTGAGTTTTTTCTCCATCCCCTGAGCAAATGGCATTTGTATTCGGATTTTAAAGACGGCGTTAATACGGGTGGCCTGATTACGTTTGTCTGGCTGTTTGGCATCATCGGCACGATTGTGCTGCTATTGGCCTGCATCAATTTTATGAATTTGAGTACGGCACGTTCAGAAAAACGAGCTAAAGAGGTCGGCATTCGAAAAGCAATTGGTTCCGTTCGGAGTCAGTTGATTACGCAGTTTTTTAGTGAATCGCTCCTGCTGGCATTGCTGGCTTTTGTCCTGTCGATTCTGTTTGTGCAGCTTGCCTTGCCTTTTTTCAATCAGGTGGCCGAAAAAAAGATGGTAATTCTGTGGGCGAATCCGCTGTTCTGGTTCGCTGGACTGGGTTTCAGTTTGCTGACCGGGTTGATTGCGGGAAGTTATCCAGCGCTGTATTTATCCTCGTTCCAGCCCATCAAAGTCCTCAAGGGTATTATGCGAACCAATCGTTCAGCTACAATTCCACGTCGGGTGCTGGTCGGTTTTCAGTTTACCGTTTCCGTTACGCTCATTATCGGCACCGTCATCGTATTCCGGCAGATCGAACACGCCAAAGACCGGCCAGTGGGTTATAGCCGTACTGGGTTGATTGAAATTGGGATGAATGCGCCTGAGCTGTCCGGTCATTACACGGCCTTACGGAATGACCTGATCAATACAGGAGCCGTGGCCGGTATGGCGGAATCGTCAGGTTCAATAACAAGCCAGAGTGGTGGTACAACCAATATTTCATGGAAGGGCAAAAAGGACGACAGTAAACCCCTGGTCATGTCGAATTACATAACGCACGATTATGGCAAAACGGTTGGCTGGCAGGTAAAGGAAGGCCGGGATTTCTCCAGGGATTTTACGACGGACAGCTCTTCGATGATTTTAAATGAAGCAGCGGTAAAACTAATGGGCCTCAAGCGTCCAATTGGTGAAATTATTGGGCAAAGCGGTCGCGAATACAAGGTCGTTGGTGTTATTAAAGACATGGTAAAAGAAGATCCGTTTAAGCCAGTCAGTCCGTCTTTTTTTGCGGTCAACTACCGGAATGTCAATACCATTACCCTACGACTTGCGCCCCAATTATCGGCCCATGAAGCGTTGTCGAAAGTAGAGCAGGTATTCAAAAGTTACAGCCCTGATTCACCCTTCAATTACAAATTCGTGGATGATCAGTTCTCCAAAAAATTCGGAACTGAAGAACGAATCGGTAGACTGGCGGGTGGATTTTCGGGCTTAGCCGTTTTGATTAGTTGCCTGGGGCTGTTTGGATTAGCCTCGTTCATGGCCGAACAGCGGACCAAAGAAATCGGAATTCGGAAAGTGCTGGGCGCATCGGTATTCAATGTCTGGCGGTTGCTCTCCAAAGAGTTTGTGATTCTGGTCCTGATTGCGTTCTGTCTGGCCGCTCCCATTGCCTATTATGTACTATCCAACTGGCTCCAGAACTATCAATACCGCACCGAACTGTCCTGGTGGATTTTTGCCGCATCGGGCGCAGGTGCTGTTGTTGTTACCTTACTCACAATCAGCTTTCAAAGCATCAAAGCCGCGTTAATGAACCCGGTCAAATCGTTACGGAGTGAGTAG